The proteins below are encoded in one region of Metabacillus dongyingensis:
- the codY gene encoding GTP-sensing pleiotropic transcriptional regulator CodY produces MALLQKTRKINAMLQKAAGKPVNFKEMSETLSDVIEANIFVVSRRGKLLGFAINQQIENERMVQMLEDRQFPEEYTKNLFNVNETSSNLDVFSEYTAFPVENRDLFKSGLTTIVPIIGGGERLGTLILARLQAQFEDDDLILAEYGATVVGMEILREKAEEIEDEARSKAVVQMAISSLSYSELEAIEHIFEELNGNEGLLVASKIADRVGITRSVIVNALRKLESAGVIESRSLGMKGTYIKVLNDKFLLELEKLKTN; encoded by the coding sequence ATGGCTTTATTGCAAAAAACAAGAAAAATTAATGCTATGCTTCAGAAAGCAGCAGGAAAACCAGTTAATTTCAAAGAAATGTCGGAAACACTAAGTGATGTCATCGAGGCAAATATCTTCGTCGTAAGCCGCCGCGGCAAACTTTTGGGATTTGCCATCAATCAGCAGATCGAGAATGAACGTATGGTACAAATGCTTGAAGATCGTCAATTTCCTGAAGAATACACAAAGAATTTATTTAACGTCAATGAAACATCATCAAACCTTGATGTTTTCAGTGAGTATACAGCTTTCCCTGTTGAAAACCGCGACCTGTTCAAAAGCGGCTTGACTACAATTGTACCTATCATTGGAGGCGGAGAGCGTCTCGGAACACTTATCTTAGCTCGTCTGCAGGCTCAATTCGAGGATGATGATTTAATTCTTGCTGAGTATGGAGCTACAGTTGTCGGAATGGAAATTCTCCGTGAAAAAGCAGAAGAAATTGAAGACGAAGCAAGAAGCAAAGCAGTCGTTCAAATGGCAATCAGCTCTTTATCTTACAGTGAGCTAGAAGCAATTGAGCACATTTTTGAAGAATTAAACGGTAATGAAGGCTTGCTGGTTGCGAGTAAAATTGCTGATCGAGTAGGTATTACCCGTTCGGTTATCGTTAATGCATTACGTAAACTTGAGAGTGCTGGTGTTATTGAATCCCGTTCTCTTGGTATGAAAGGCACGTACATTAAAGTATTAAATGATAAATTCCTGCTTGAACTTGAAAAACTAAAAACAAATTAA
- the flgB gene encoding flagellar basal body rod protein FlgB, translating into MKIFSGTIYSLENAVNRSAVKQKVISQNIANVDTPNYKSKEIDFKQSLDSEMSRLLAKKTDHRHVSFESGLETYSIKSKANTSYQANGNNVDVDREMSDLAENQIYYNALIDRLSSKFNSLKTVIRGGS; encoded by the coding sequence ATGAAAATTTTTTCTGGAACAATTTATTCGCTTGAAAATGCTGTGAATCGATCTGCAGTTAAGCAAAAAGTAATTAGTCAAAATATTGCCAATGTAGATACTCCTAATTATAAATCGAAAGAAATTGACTTCAAACAGTCCTTAGATTCTGAAATGAGCAGACTTCTAGCTAAAAAGACTGATCATCGTCATGTTTCTTTCGAATCAGGACTAGAAACCTACTCGATTAAATCCAAAGCGAACACATCCTACCAGGCAAACGGCAATAATGTAGACGTAGATCGTGAAATGTCAGACTTGGCTGAAAATCAAATTTATTACAACGCACTTATCGACCGTTTAAGCAGTAAATTTAACTCGCTTAAAACGGTGATTAGAGGAGGAAGCTGA
- the flgC gene encoding flagellar basal body rod protein FlgC, whose translation MNIFSQLNTTASALTAQRLRMDVISSNMANADTTRAVFENGEWQPYRRKTVVTEPNGNSFLSHLHRAQGKAASDLSGVKVTEIKEDQTPFKLVFDPEHPDANDQGYVELPNVDPLKEMVDLMSSTRSYEANVTVFNASKDMLMKTLELGK comes from the coding sequence ATGAATATTTTCAGTCAGTTAAATACAACCGCTTCTGCTCTAACAGCACAGAGATTAAGAATGGATGTCATATCATCCAATATGGCAAATGCAGATACAACAAGAGCTGTCTTTGAAAATGGCGAATGGCAGCCCTATCGGCGTAAAACGGTCGTCACTGAGCCAAATGGAAATTCGTTTTTATCTCACTTACATAGAGCACAGGGTAAAGCGGCAAGTGACTTGTCTGGTGTAAAGGTCACAGAAATCAAGGAAGATCAAACTCCATTTAAACTCGTATTTGATCCAGAACACCCGGATGCAAATGATCAAGGATATGTAGAGCTGCCAAACGTTGATCCTTTAAAAGAAATGGTTGATTTAATGAGCAGCACACGGTCTTACGAGGCAAATGTAACAGTTTTTAACGCTTCTAAAGACATGCTGATGAAAACATTAGAATTAGGGAAGTAG
- the fliE gene encoding flagellar hook-basal body complex protein FliE, which translates to MINAISPFQTQNVQERQTHGVQTNKQFHQTAFSDFLKQSINEVNSMQVKSDQMTAALAEGKNVQLQDVMIAAEKASVTMLATIEIRNKAVEAYQEMMRMQM; encoded by the coding sequence ATGATTAATGCCATATCACCCTTTCAGACGCAAAATGTTCAGGAGCGTCAAACTCACGGTGTTCAAACGAATAAACAATTTCATCAGACCGCCTTTTCCGATTTTTTAAAACAATCGATCAACGAAGTGAATTCTATGCAGGTAAAATCAGATCAAATGACCGCTGCATTAGCAGAAGGAAAAAATGTTCAATTGCAGGATGTCATGATAGCCGCTGAAAAGGCGAGTGTAACCATGCTTGCAACAATTGAAATCAGAAATAAAGCAGTAGAAGCATATCAGGAAATGATGAGAATGCAAATGTAA
- the fliF gene encoding flagellar basal-body MS-ring/collar protein FliF, whose protein sequence is MNQKLNEFRNKIVQVWSERTKAQKGFIIGGFAALLLFIGIGSYMASNPNLVALYKDLSPQETGQIKETLDAQGVQSKIADNGATILVPSDMVDNLKVELAAEGIPNSGVIDYSFFGQNIGFGMTDNEFDVLKLKATQTELSNLMKGIEGVHDAKVMINLPKESVFVNEDNGSSTASIVLSMKPGIQLDQTKVNALYHLVSKSVPGLSTDNIVIMDQNFEYFDLKSDKNIPVVENISTQHDLKTQIERDIQRQVQKMLGTMMGQDKVVVSVTADLDFTQENREENTVEPVDKENLEGLAVSVERITETYTGEGTPEGGVTGAGEDDVPGYEAVQGEGSGDYEKIEERINNEVNRVKKEIVESPYKVRDLGIQVMVEPPSSDDPNSLSAESVNDIEQLLGTIIRTSINKDETAEPLTDEQIEEKISVSVQPFAGKMDQLDETKSFLPVWLYAAGGILLLIIIILLFLLFRKKRKAEDEYEEEDIFVQEKLILPDVNDEHESETSVRRKQLEKMAREKPEDFAKLLRSWLTEE, encoded by the coding sequence ATGAATCAGAAGTTAAATGAATTTAGAAACAAAATCGTACAGGTATGGTCTGAACGCACGAAAGCACAAAAGGGTTTTATCATAGGCGGATTCGCTGCTTTGCTTCTTTTTATTGGAATTGGATCTTATATGGCATCAAATCCCAACCTTGTAGCGCTTTATAAAGATCTATCACCCCAAGAGACTGGTCAAATAAAGGAAACCCTGGATGCTCAAGGGGTTCAATCAAAAATCGCAGATAATGGTGCAACAATATTGGTGCCCTCTGATATGGTTGACAATTTAAAAGTTGAGCTTGCAGCTGAAGGAATCCCGAACAGCGGTGTGATCGACTATTCGTTTTTTGGTCAAAATATTGGATTTGGGATGACAGATAACGAATTTGATGTTTTGAAGCTGAAAGCCACACAAACAGAACTTTCAAATTTAATGAAAGGCATTGAGGGAGTACATGACGCTAAGGTCATGATAAATCTTCCGAAAGAATCTGTTTTTGTTAATGAAGACAATGGCTCATCTACCGCCTCTATAGTCTTAAGCATGAAGCCCGGAATACAGCTTGATCAGACAAAGGTAAATGCCCTTTACCATCTCGTTTCAAAAAGTGTTCCTGGTCTATCTACAGATAATATCGTCATTATGGATCAAAATTTTGAGTATTTTGATTTGAAAAGTGATAAAAATATTCCTGTTGTTGAAAATATTTCCACTCAGCATGATCTGAAAACGCAAATTGAACGGGATATTCAGCGTCAAGTCCAAAAAATGCTCGGAACGATGATGGGGCAGGATAAAGTAGTTGTATCTGTAACTGCTGATTTAGACTTTACTCAGGAAAACAGAGAAGAAAACACCGTTGAGCCAGTTGATAAGGAAAATCTGGAAGGTCTTGCGGTAAGTGTAGAAAGAATTACGGAGACATATACAGGCGAAGGCACACCAGAAGGCGGCGTTACTGGAGCTGGAGAAGATGATGTACCTGGCTATGAAGCTGTCCAGGGTGAAGGTTCAGGGGATTATGAAAAAATAGAAGAAAGAATAAATAATGAAGTCAACCGTGTTAAGAAAGAAATCGTTGAAAGTCCATATAAGGTGCGTGATTTAGGAATTCAAGTCATGGTTGAACCTCCTTCTTCAGATGACCCAAATTCATTATCGGCAGAAAGTGTAAATGACATTGAACAGCTCCTTGGGACGATCATCCGTACTTCGATTAATAAGGATGAAACAGCAGAGCCGCTTACAGATGAACAGATAGAGGAGAAAATATCCGTTTCTGTACAACCGTTTGCAGGGAAAATGGACCAGTTGGATGAGACGAAATCATTTCTTCCGGTCTGGCTTTATGCGGCGGGTGGAATTCTCTTGCTGATCATTATTATCCTTTTGTTTTTATTATTTAGAAAAAAACGCAAAGCAGAAGACGAATATGAAGAAGAAGACATTTTTGTACAAGAGAAATTGATCCTGCCCGATGTAAATGATGAGCATGAAAGTGAGACATCTGTAAGGAGAAAACAATTAGAAAAAATGGCCAGAGAAAAACCGGAAGATTTTGCAAAACTGCTCAGATCCTGGCTTACGGAAGAATAG
- the fliG gene encoding flagellar motor switch protein FliG, protein MVRRANNGTLTGKQKAAILLISLGPDVAASVYKHLSEEEIERLTLEISGVRKVDSQNKEEIIEEFHQIAMAQEFISQGGISYAKQILEKALGQDRASNIIHRLTSSLQVKPFDFARKADPAQIFNFIQGEHPQTIALILSYLDPVQSGQILSGLPHEQQADIARRIAKMDRTSPEIINEVEQILERKLSSSVTQDYTQTGGVEAVVEVLNGVDRSTEKTILDSLEIQDPELAEEIKKRMFVFEDIVTLDSRAIQRVIRDVENEDLMLSLKVASEEVKEVVFKNMSKRMAETFREEMEFMGPVRLRDVEEAQSRIVAVIRKLEDAGEIVIARGGGDDIIV, encoded by the coding sequence ATGGTAAGAAGAGCAAACAATGGAACACTTACTGGGAAGCAAAAAGCCGCCATCCTTCTGATTTCCCTTGGTCCGGATGTCGCTGCATCTGTTTATAAGCATCTATCAGAAGAGGAAATTGAAAGACTGACTCTTGAAATTTCAGGTGTCAGAAAAGTAGATTCTCAAAATAAAGAAGAAATCATTGAAGAATTTCATCAAATTGCGATGGCTCAGGAATTTATCTCTCAAGGAGGCATCTCTTACGCGAAACAGATTCTCGAAAAAGCTTTGGGACAAGATCGGGCATCAAACATCATTCACAGGCTGACTTCTTCACTGCAGGTGAAACCTTTTGATTTTGCAAGAAAAGCAGATCCTGCACAGATCTTTAATTTTATACAGGGGGAGCATCCCCAAACAATTGCCCTTATTTTATCTTATTTGGACCCCGTACAATCGGGCCAGATCTTATCGGGCTTGCCGCATGAGCAGCAGGCTGATATCGCAAGGCGCATCGCTAAAATGGACCGTACTTCGCCGGAAATTATCAATGAAGTGGAACAGATCCTTGAACGGAAATTATCATCATCTGTCACGCAGGATTATACACAAACAGGCGGCGTTGAAGCTGTAGTTGAAGTTCTTAACGGTGTAGACCGCAGTACAGAAAAGACCATTCTTGATTCTCTCGAAATACAAGATCCGGAACTTGCAGAGGAAATAAAAAAGAGAATGTTTGTATTTGAAGATATTGTGACACTTGACAGCAGAGCGATTCAGCGCGTCATCCGCGACGTGGAGAACGAGGACTTAATGCTTTCTCTGAAAGTTGCAAGCGAGGAAGTAAAAGAAGTTGTCTTTAAAAATATGTCTAAGAGAATGGCTGAAACATTTAGAGAAGAAATGGAGTTTATGGGTCCAGTCAGACTTCGTGATGTTGAAGAAGCTCAGTCGCGCATCGTTGCAGTTATACGCAAACTTGAAGACGCCGGTGAAATCGTAATCGCCCGTGGCGGAGGAGATGATATCATTGTCTAA
- the fliH gene encoding flagellar assembly protein FliH, translating into MSKLIKSAHAFQQEEAKKSILLQTIDFSPSSNKRENPELSMKAKAFLQQASEEAETLIQKAKAEAQNIRINIGAEQQHWKSEREMQKEEARQEGYLAGLNAGKEEGYMQYISHLEEAREIVQQSKEDYIGKIVSAEETIVKLAVKLAEKLIFIEMEEHPKWFLDLVKKALNEVREYPEIKIFVHPIHYGLVLKQKNELENMLMSKSDLFIFPDDALPEGSCQIESPFGKVDAGIDAQLQQLKQQMLELVGEE; encoded by the coding sequence TTGTCTAAATTGATTAAATCAGCCCATGCATTCCAGCAGGAAGAAGCAAAAAAATCAATTTTATTACAGACAATCGACTTCAGTCCTTCTTCAAATAAAAGAGAAAATCCAGAACTGTCAATGAAAGCAAAAGCATTTTTGCAGCAGGCAAGCGAGGAAGCTGAAACTCTTATTCAAAAAGCTAAAGCTGAAGCGCAAAACATCCGAATTAATATAGGGGCTGAGCAGCAGCATTGGAAGTCTGAGCGGGAGATGCAAAAAGAAGAAGCGAGACAAGAAGGATATCTTGCCGGTTTGAATGCCGGAAAAGAAGAAGGCTACATGCAATACATCTCCCATCTTGAAGAAGCGCGGGAAATTGTTCAGCAATCAAAGGAAGATTATATCGGCAAAATTGTTTCAGCTGAAGAAACGATCGTCAAGCTTGCTGTTAAATTGGCTGAGAAGCTGATTTTTATTGAAATGGAAGAACATCCGAAGTGGTTTTTGGATCTTGTTAAAAAAGCATTAAATGAAGTTCGCGAGTATCCTGAAATTAAAATTTTTGTTCATCCGATACATTATGGCCTTGTTTTAAAACAAAAAAATGAATTAGAGAATATGCTTATGTCTAAATCAGACTTGTTTATATTTCCTGATGATGCATTGCCAGAAGGAAGCTGTCAAATTGAGTCACCTTTTGGAAAGGTGGATGCAGGAATTGATGCACAGCTTCAGCAGCTGAAGCAGCAAATGCTTGAATTGGTTGGAGAGGAATGA
- the fliI gene encoding flagellar protein export ATPase FliI has translation MKAEELISRIDTLDSYKRYGKVTKVIGLMIESRGPESSIGDLCYIHTGSNKESAIPAEVVGFKGENVLLMPFEHLSQISPGSIVEATKDCLKIKAGSGLIGQVVDAYGHPLNLSPLPKGLTPISVEQSPPNPMRRPPINEPMEVGVRVIDSLLTVGKGQRVGIFAGSGVGKSTLMGMIARNTKADLNVIALIGERGREVREFIEKDLGEEGLKRSIVVVATSDQPALMRMKASYTATAIAEYFRDKGMNVMFMMDSVTRVAMAQREIGLAVGEPPTTKGYTPSVFAVLPKLLERTGTNEKGTITAFYTVLVDGDDMNEPIADTVRGILDGHIVLDRSLANKGQFPAVNILKSISRVMNQIVSDQQKKNAAKLRELLATYMNSEDLINIGAYKRGSNREIDDAIRFYPKIISFLKQDVHDKITFAESAASLERLIEKGENG, from the coding sequence TTGAAAGCAGAGGAGTTAATCTCGAGAATCGATACCCTGGATTCTTATAAAAGATATGGAAAAGTAACCAAAGTGATTGGACTGATGATTGAGTCAAGAGGCCCGGAAAGTTCAATCGGAGATTTATGCTATATCCATACAGGTTCCAATAAGGAATCAGCAATTCCGGCTGAAGTGGTTGGATTTAAAGGGGAAAACGTCCTATTGATGCCATTTGAGCATCTTTCACAGATTTCACCAGGCAGTATCGTGGAAGCCACAAAAGACTGTTTGAAAATAAAAGCAGGTTCTGGTTTGATCGGTCAAGTTGTAGATGCGTATGGCCATCCTCTAAATCTATCCCCTTTGCCTAAAGGTTTAACGCCAATATCTGTTGAACAAAGTCCTCCAAACCCTATGAGAAGACCTCCAATAAATGAACCGATGGAAGTAGGCGTTCGCGTAATTGACAGCCTGCTGACTGTGGGAAAAGGTCAGCGTGTAGGGATTTTTGCGGGAAGCGGCGTAGGGAAAAGTACACTCATGGGAATGATTGCAAGAAATACAAAGGCGGATCTGAATGTGATCGCTCTAATAGGAGAGCGCGGGCGCGAAGTCAGGGAATTTATTGAAAAGGATCTGGGAGAAGAAGGACTTAAACGTTCTATTGTAGTAGTGGCAACCTCAGATCAGCCGGCTTTAATGAGAATGAAAGCTTCATATACTGCTACAGCCATCGCTGAATATTTCCGGGATAAAGGCATGAATGTCATGTTCATGATGGATTCTGTTACAAGGGTTGCCATGGCACAAAGAGAGATAGGACTCGCAGTCGGCGAACCTCCAACAACCAAAGGCTATACCCCAAGTGTTTTTGCCGTCCTGCCCAAGCTATTAGAGCGGACAGGCACAAATGAGAAAGGAACCATTACTGCATTTTATACCGTGCTTGTAGATGGTGACGATATGAATGAGCCGATTGCGGATACTGTGCGTGGAATACTCGATGGACACATCGTGCTTGACCGCAGCCTGGCTAACAAAGGCCAGTTTCCGGCAGTCAACATATTGAAAAGCATAAGCAGGGTAATGAATCAAATTGTGTCTGATCAACAGAAAAAGAATGCAGCAAAACTGAGAGAATTACTTGCCACTTATATGAATTCTGAAGACTTGATTAATATTGGAGCTTACAAAAGAGGTTCAAACAGAGAGATAGATGATGCCATCCGATTTTATCCGAAGATTATTTCATTTTTAAAACAGGATGTGCACGATAAAATCACTTTTGCAGAGAGCGCAGCCTCATTAGAACGATTGATTGAAAAAGGTGAGAATGGGTGA
- the fliJ gene encoding flagellar export protein FliJ, whose product MKYTYRFQKVLELKENEKKKSLEDYNRSVSEFEKAAEKLYDCLRKKEVLEERTVRQLNTGMPVQEIRHFQQFVTNLEKTITHYQRLVVVTRENMNEKQLELTEKNIEVKKYEKMKEKHYEVHLEHVKTSESRFMDDLSIQAFALRGN is encoded by the coding sequence GTGAAATATACATACCGGTTTCAAAAAGTGCTTGAATTAAAGGAAAATGAAAAAAAAAAGTCTCTTGAAGACTATAACCGTTCTGTTTCCGAGTTTGAAAAAGCCGCAGAAAAGCTGTATGACTGCCTGAGGAAAAAAGAGGTGCTCGAAGAGAGAACCGTAAGGCAGCTGAACACAGGCATGCCTGTACAGGAAATCCGTCATTTTCAGCAGTTTGTCACTAATTTAGAAAAAACAATTACCCATTATCAGCGGCTGGTCGTTGTGACAAGAGAAAACATGAATGAAAAACAGCTTGAGCTTACTGAAAAAAACATTGAAGTAAAGAAATATGAAAAAATGAAAGAAAAGCATTATGAAGTACATCTCGAACATGTGAAAACGTCAGAATCAAGGTTCATGGATGATCTCTCGATTCAAGCCTTTGCACTTCGGGGAAATTAG
- a CDS encoding MotE family protein — MKKNENDSSKLQWTFFVIVIPFIFTVTFITVILTVAGVDVAGKMKEAISHLPGTADQTSVQEKKNSKNADASPAAELEEENKLQKTTIEKQQQEISALENDADLKVREIQQLSQEVKSLKEQLLGSENKEKEGKDIAKLYEKMSSKKAAEIIPFLSDEEALLILTSIKDDQLIAVMEKMSAEDAAKYTKMLAES, encoded by the coding sequence GTGAAAAAAAATGAGAATGATTCAAGCAAGCTTCAATGGACATTTTTCGTAATTGTCATTCCATTCATATTTACTGTCACGTTTATTACGGTCATCTTAACAGTCGCAGGCGTTGATGTGGCAGGGAAAATGAAAGAAGCGATCTCGCATCTGCCGGGAACTGCAGATCAAACGAGCGTTCAAGAGAAAAAAAACAGCAAAAATGCAGATGCCTCCCCTGCAGCAGAGCTTGAGGAAGAAAATAAGCTTCAAAAAACCACCATTGAAAAACAGCAGCAGGAAATATCTGCCCTGGAAAATGACGCTGACCTTAAAGTGAGAGAAATTCAGCAGCTCAGCCAAGAAGTAAAGTCTCTCAAAGAACAGCTGCTTGGATCAGAAAACAAAGAAAAAGAAGGAAAAGATATCGCTAAACTTTATGAAAAAATGTCCAGCAAAAAAGCCGCTGAAATTATTCCGTTTTTATCAGATGAAGAGGCATTATTAATTTTAACTTCCATTAAAGATGATCAGCTTATTGCAGTGATGGAAAAAATGTCAGCTGAGGATGCTGCGAAATATACAAAAATGCTTGCTGAATCATAA
- a CDS encoding flagellar hook-length control protein FliK, giving the protein MKIPSASFRAVPLMQTSVERSRNSASFQKFLEQEPLISKSVNSFSTDTALPDAEKIGLEFQNLEAGIMNALQEIPLDEGFFKETPLTNDKVNELLELVTLDEAKAVQSILSGAVSMESIFTQLDDKPETVKVLSIMAGAIQLPDTRDKKYIKDEISDYISQKYPEPAGIKLFEKALQIFSNHQAGSTKMSQAELNRKVIGYDLDKDKETDTDTIKDSVSLIEKIITHALSQREHDIEHSKIYESDSRLTSAEILHDANKLLEKLNSEHEYQAYNTSISKPLFNNKSDLEDRNVQTVLAEVQDAVSGWVMDSHSISGNESNKEISNVKISLEAEKLVSLISEKLSLAELSDESMRLYEKISSAIKPLKAYFSEMNSKEVLQTPQMLELIKSLNKQNHIKGTTELGLSSELLESRPQNDQVIHKLVQSAASLSISSLQDIQASIKNAENIHHLQVQLSKHLLRIMTDGQDIDSDMTAERNEINSAFSHIDREVPETLMNEIRLKTKVGQKAFGHKSLLMENILQSDLLKMNNEISSLKEKSLHSNNQLILNQLTEVFKKAKTNLASSGLSHMTIRLSPEHLGMLTVKLQQQHGEMIAKIITSTKSAKELVEQSIHQLKQALPTLNIQVDKFEVYGEQIETSFNRRHDENNQNHFEDDRQKEELEDETETDSFKAHLNMLT; this is encoded by the coding sequence ATGAAAATTCCATCTGCCTCATTTAGAGCTGTGCCACTTATGCAAACCAGCGTTGAAAGGAGCAGAAATTCAGCTTCTTTTCAAAAGTTCTTAGAACAAGAGCCGCTTATCTCCAAAAGTGTAAATTCCTTTTCAACCGATACTGCATTGCCTGATGCTGAAAAAATAGGGCTTGAATTTCAAAATCTAGAAGCCGGAATAATGAATGCCTTACAAGAAATTCCGTTAGATGAAGGTTTTTTTAAAGAAACACCCTTGACCAATGATAAAGTCAATGAATTATTGGAATTAGTAACTTTGGATGAAGCAAAAGCTGTTCAATCAATTCTCAGTGGTGCTGTATCTATGGAGAGTATTTTCACCCAGCTGGACGATAAGCCTGAAACAGTAAAAGTGCTGTCCATAATGGCTGGGGCAATTCAGCTGCCTGATACACGGGATAAAAAATATATAAAAGATGAAATAAGTGATTATATTTCACAAAAATACCCTGAACCTGCAGGAATCAAACTCTTTGAAAAAGCTTTACAGATTTTTTCGAATCATCAAGCTGGAAGTACTAAAATGAGTCAAGCAGAGCTTAATAGAAAAGTGATTGGGTATGATCTGGATAAAGATAAAGAGACAGACACAGACACAATCAAAGATTCTGTTTCTCTAATAGAAAAGATTATTACTCACGCTTTATCTCAGAGGGAACATGACATTGAGCACAGCAAAATTTATGAGTCAGATTCCCGCTTGACTTCAGCTGAAATCTTGCATGATGCCAATAAACTGCTGGAGAAATTGAATAGTGAACATGAATATCAAGCTTATAACACATCTATAAGCAAGCCATTATTCAATAATAAGTCTGATTTAGAAGATAGAAACGTTCAAACAGTATTAGCAGAAGTTCAAGATGCCGTGAGTGGCTGGGTGATGGATTCACACTCTATTTCCGGAAATGAATCCAATAAGGAAATTTCAAATGTGAAGATTTCTTTGGAAGCTGAAAAGCTGGTTTCATTAATTAGTGAGAAATTATCTTTGGCTGAACTGTCAGATGAAAGCATGAGATTATATGAAAAGATTTCATCTGCGATTAAGCCGCTTAAGGCATACTTTTCGGAAATGAATTCGAAAGAAGTCTTGCAAACTCCGCAGATGCTCGAATTAATAAAATCTCTAAACAAACAGAATCACATTAAAGGGACGACAGAATTAGGACTGAGCAGTGAATTGTTAGAAAGCAGACCACAGAACGATCAAGTGATTCATAAATTAGTACAATCAGCTGCGTCACTTTCCATTTCATCATTGCAGGATATACAAGCGTCAATCAAAAATGCAGAAAATATCCATCATCTTCAAGTGCAGCTGTCAAAACATTTATTAAGAATAATGACTGATGGTCAAGACATTGATAGTGATATGACAGCGGAAAGAAATGAAATTAATAGTGCCTTCTCTCATATTGACAGAGAGGTTCCAGAAACTTTAATGAATGAAATAAGACTGAAAACAAAAGTTGGTCAGAAAGCCTTTGGCCATAAAAGCTTGCTTATGGAAAATATTCTTCAATCAGACTTATTAAAAATGAATAATGAAATTTCTTCCTTAAAAGAAAAATCGTTACATTCTAATAATCAGCTGATTTTAAATCAGTTAACAGAGGTCTTTAAAAAGGCGAAAACGAACCTTGCCTCAAGCGGTTTATCTCATATGACAATAAGACTGTCTCCGGAACATTTAGGAATGCTCACAGTTAAGCTTCAGCAGCAGCATGGTGAAATGATTGCTAAAATTATCACTTCCACAAAGTCTGCGAAAGAACTTGTTGAACAAAGCATTCATCAACTGAAGCAGGCCCTGCCAACATTAAATATACAAGTAGACAAGTTTGAGGTGTACGGAGAACAGATAGAAACATCATTTAACCGCAGGCATGATGAAAATAACCAAAATCATTTTGAAGATGATAGACAAAAAGAAGAACTTGAAGACGAAACTGAAACAGATTCCTTTAAGGCTCACTTAAATATGCTGACGTAA
- the flgD gene encoding flagellar hook assembly protein FlgD, whose amino-acid sequence MTQSTIDTGLLLSSTAAERSGGKSSLGKDDFLKILIAQLQNQDPLNPMEDKEFISQMASFSSLEQMTNMNTQLSNFVQVQLNDGILKYSEMIGKQVEWSTEDGAAETGIVKSIKQSGADIILEMQNGKEIPSALITKVTAQNAAS is encoded by the coding sequence ATGACACAAAGTACAATAGACACGGGGCTGCTCTTATCATCGACTGCTGCTGAAAGATCTGGCGGAAAATCAAGTCTTGGCAAGGATGATTTCTTGAAGATTCTGATTGCACAGCTGCAAAATCAGGACCCTTTAAATCCGATGGAGGATAAAGAATTTATTTCTCAAATGGCAAGCTTCTCATCCCTTGAGCAAATGACCAATATGAATACACAGCTGAGCAACTTTGTTCAGGTTCAGCTGAATGATGGAATCTTAAAATATTCAGAAATGATCGGCAAACAAGTCGAATGGAGTACAGAAGACGGGGCAGCGGAAACAGGCATAGTTAAATCCATCAAACAATCTGGGGCTGATATTATCCTTGAAATGCAAAACGGTAAAGAGATACCGAGTGCATTAATTACAAAAGTAACAGCTCAGAACGCGGCAAGCTAA